One region of Flavobacterium sp. KACC 22763 genomic DNA includes:
- a CDS encoding DNA primase, whose amino-acid sequence MKRVIVDYAKLTNEILNLLVEKFPDGYDDSDVIRFRNAKNELVEAVEVRTEDTIYLVKISTKLADRIENYDEDDDLDVDVDAIAPVKGIDLDDDISDDDDDDDNHDKPDTDGGDDDDDDDDKADTDYDEEDEDDED is encoded by the coding sequence ATGAAAAGAGTTATAGTAGACTACGCCAAACTTACCAACGAAATTTTAAACCTTTTGGTTGAGAAATTTCCTGATGGTTATGATGATTCGGATGTAATCCGTTTTAGAAATGCTAAAAACGAATTGGTTGAAGCTGTTGAAGTTCGTACTGAAGACACTATTTACTTAGTAAAAATTAGTACTAAACTTGCTGACAGAATTGAAAACTACGATGAAGATGACGATTTAGATGTTGATGTAGATGCAATTGCGCCAGTTAAAGGTATAGATCTTGATGATGATATTAGTGACGACGACGATGACGATGATAATCACGACAAACCTGATACTGATGGTGGCGACGATGATGACGATGATGATGATAAAGCAGACACTGATTATGATGAAGAAGACGAAGATGATGAAGATTAA